In a single window of the Aminomonas paucivorans DSM 12260 genome:
- a CDS encoding sensor domain-containing protein — translation MKRRLCFLALTASLALEVLLEIGAREGWAPTAGSSERVASLRLALSLSALGLAGFLWFRSDRAQKGQKRIEALLEDADRAEAQVRLGTWSLDPPFRQTRWSRGIRRLLDLPPEAPAGEETLCTRMAPQDVATLRKHEETLPLRGGSFHFEHPIRLPDGSDRVVRAIGEALEDPTGRVTRLFGTLQDVTELRALGSELESSRQRLQFALEGAQDGLWDWDLVTGETYFSPRYYTMLGYEPGEFPGTSEAWKALLHPEDREEVLRTIAERLVTGESQHRVTFRARHKDGSWRWILGRGLVVGRDEEGNPLRMVGTNSDITELKETEHRLRESEERWQLAIQGTDEGIWDWDIPNRKAFFSHRFKAMLGYAPEELEDVPRSCLDRIHPEDLPLVARTLSDYFNHRREDYRVEHRMVRKDGKVFWVLARGQGLFDTAGRPLRIAGSLQDITDRRNHEETIAHQATHDALTGLPNRPLFLDRLDQALARAERTGERLGVLFMDLDHFKEINDHLGHLVGDRILAEVALRLKETLRAQDTVARMGGDEFTFLLPGLGRPEDAERAAGRILEAFRAPFVLEDTAVSVTASLGIALFPEHGTGTLDLMRRADLALYQAKSRGRNRYETANPFAE, via the coding sequence TTGAAGCGCCGCCTCTGCTTCCTCGCCCTGACCGCCTCCCTGGCCCTGGAGGTCCTGCTGGAGATCGGGGCACGGGAAGGCTGGGCCCCCACCGCCGGGTCTTCGGAAAGGGTCGCGTCCCTCCGCCTGGCTCTCTCGCTCTCGGCCCTGGGACTGGCGGGGTTCCTCTGGTTCCGGTCCGACCGGGCCCAGAAGGGCCAGAAGCGGATCGAAGCTCTCCTGGAGGACGCGGACCGCGCGGAGGCCCAGGTGCGCCTGGGAACCTGGTCCCTGGATCCGCCCTTTCGCCAGACCCGGTGGTCCCGGGGCATCCGCCGCCTCCTGGACCTGCCCCCGGAGGCCCCTGCGGGGGAGGAAACCCTGTGCACCCGGATGGCCCCCCAGGACGTGGCAACCCTTCGAAAGCACGAGGAGACTCTGCCCCTTCGGGGCGGATCCTTCCACTTCGAGCACCCCATCCGCCTGCCCGACGGAAGCGACCGGGTGGTCCGGGCGATCGGCGAGGCCCTGGAGGACCCTACGGGGAGGGTGACCCGCCTCTTCGGCACCCTGCAGGACGTCACGGAACTCCGCGCCCTGGGATCGGAACTGGAGAGCAGCCGGCAGCGACTCCAGTTCGCCCTGGAGGGAGCCCAGGACGGCCTGTGGGACTGGGACCTCGTCACCGGAGAAACCTACTTCAGCCCCCGGTACTACACCATGCTGGGCTACGAGCCCGGGGAGTTCCCCGGCACCAGCGAAGCCTGGAAGGCCCTGCTCCACCCGGAGGACCGGGAGGAGGTCCTCCGGACCATCGCCGAACGCCTGGTCACGGGGGAATCCCAGCACCGCGTCACCTTCCGGGCCCGCCACAAGGACGGCTCCTGGCGGTGGATCCTGGGCCGGGGGTTGGTGGTGGGACGGGACGAGGAGGGAAACCCCCTGCGCATGGTGGGAACCAACTCGGACATCACGGAACTGAAGGAGACGGAACACCGTCTCCGGGAGAGCGAGGAGCGCTGGCAGCTGGCCATCCAGGGGACCGACGAGGGAATCTGGGACTGGGACATCCCGAACCGGAAGGCCTTCTTCTCCCATCGGTTCAAGGCCATGCTGGGCTACGCCCCCGAGGAGCTGGAAGACGTCCCCCGTTCCTGCCTCGACCGGATACACCCCGAGGATCTGCCCCTGGTGGCCCGGACCCTTTCGGACTACTTCAACCACCGGCGGGAGGACTACCGGGTGGAACACCGCATGGTCCGCAAGGACGGGAAGGTGTTCTGGGTCCTGGCCCGGGGGCAGGGACTCTTCGACACTGCGGGACGTCCCTTGCGCATCGCCGGCTCCCTCCAGGACATCACGGACCGACGGAACCACGAGGAGACCATCGCCCACCAGGCCACCCACGACGCCCTCACGGGGCTGCCCAACCGCCCCCTCTTCCTGGACCGCCTCGACCAGGCCCTGGCCCGGGCGGAGCGGACCGGGGAACGCTTGGGGGTACTCTTCATGGATCTGGACCACTTCAAGGAGATCAACGACCATCTGGGGCATCTGGTGGGGGACCGGATCCTGGCGGAGGTGGCCCTTCGCCTCAAGGAGACCCTTCGGGCCCAGGACACGGTGGCCCGCATGGGGGGAGACGAGTTCACCTTCCTCCTCCCCGGCCTCGGCAGGCCGGAGGACGCGGAGCGGGCGGCAGGGCGCATCCTGGAGGCCTTCCGTGCCCCCTTCGTCCTGGAGGACACCGCCGTGTCCGTCACCGCAAGCCTCGGGATCGCCCTCTTCCCGGAGCACGGCACCGGCACCCTGGACCTCATGCGCCGGGCGGACCTGGCCCTCTACCAGGCCAAGTCCCGGGGACGCAACCGCTACGAGACGGCCAACCCCTTCGCGGAGTGA
- the ybaK gene encoding Cys-tRNA(Pro) deacylase yields the protein MKKTNAARLLEGLKIPHTLQEYPVDESDLSAEHVAREVGLPLNQVFKTLVARGDRTGVIVAVLPGGGELDPKALASVSGNKKVDLVPLKEVQPLTGYLRGGCSPLGMKKKYPVFLDESARAFPFISVSAGLRGIQVYLAPEDLRRACEGTWAPLARRAGD from the coding sequence ATGAAGAAGACCAACGCCGCCCGCCTCCTGGAGGGGCTCAAGATCCCCCACACCCTCCAGGAATACCCCGTGGACGAATCGGACCTCTCGGCGGAGCACGTGGCCCGGGAGGTGGGACTGCCCCTGAACCAGGTGTTCAAGACCCTGGTGGCCCGGGGGGACCGCACCGGGGTGATCGTGGCGGTGCTCCCCGGGGGCGGGGAGCTGGACCCCAAGGCCCTGGCCTCGGTCTCCGGGAACAAGAAGGTGGACCTGGTCCCCCTGAAGGAGGTGCAGCCCCTCACGGGCTACCTCCGGGGCGGCTGCTCCCCCCTGGGGATGAAGAAGAAGTACCCCGTCTTCCTGGACGAAAGCGCCCGCGCCTTTCCCTTCATCTCCGTCAGCGCGGGGCTGCGGGGCATCCAGGTCTACCTGGCTCCGGAGGACCTGCGACGAGCCTGCGAGGGGACTTGGGCCCCCCTGGCCCGCAGGGCCGGGGACTGA
- a CDS encoding nitroreductase family protein — protein sequence MNPILARRSIRRFAPRPLEEEDLSALLAAALAAPSAHNQRPWHFVVSTRKDRLEEIPAFHPYSSMMRTAAAAVLVCGEPASKDDDFLPQDLAAATENLLVAATARGIGSCWLGVYPKESLIEGCRRWAHLPQTVIPFALVALGWPEETKAPHPEEPDPSRIHRETWER from the coding sequence ATGAACCCCATCCTGGCCCGCCGAAGCATCCGACGATTCGCCCCTCGCCCCCTGGAGGAAGAGGACCTGAGCGCCCTCCTGGCGGCGGCCTTGGCGGCCCCCTCGGCGCACAACCAGCGGCCCTGGCACTTCGTGGTCTCCACCCGGAAGGACCGGCTGGAGGAGATTCCCGCCTTCCATCCCTATTCCAGCATGATGCGCACCGCCGCCGCGGCGGTGCTGGTGTGCGGCGAACCCGCCTCCAAGGACGACGACTTCCTCCCCCAGGACCTGGCGGCGGCCACGGAGAACCTCCTGGTGGCGGCCACGGCCCGGGGCATCGGCTCCTGCTGGCTGGGGGTCTACCCCAAGGAATCCCTCATAGAGGGCTGCCGCCGCTGGGCGCACCTGCCCCAGACGGTGATCCCCTTTGCGCTGGTGGCCCTGGGCTGGCCGGAGGAGACCAAAGCCCCCCACCCGGAGGAACCGGACCCCTCCCGCATCCACCGGGAGACCTGGGAAAGATGA
- a CDS encoding PP2C family protein-serine/threonine phosphatase, whose protein sequence is MTGSQDASAVPPAPNPGFKGSAEGGAVCLENLQSLLHVASDLLFVLDGEGRILEVGRQAHQSLDFPREELLGRPFADFIVPPRREEFRVALGEDPLLPMNRFPLVSRDGAPLEMELHLSRGSWDGKQALFVAARDLRERLRAEAQANLYIREIERTNRELAAAHARIDADMAKAARLHGKLLPQSHPPFPGLDLWAFYQPAERLGGDFYQILPFRNQLLVYVVDVSGHGLDGALLSLFVREWVLAYLERLGPEDRPLEPEALVGFVAEQFAREPLPEEYFLCLQVLAVDLTRGVARLANAGSHVRPLWSGPGRRARYLDCVGAPVAGLPGALHLQALRVAFCPGERILLCTDGLVEERAEGIFYGTDRLLRRFEETLTLSARQTVEAILVDFESFAGRRRGRDDLTLLCVKREA, encoded by the coding sequence ATGACCGGTTCTCAAGACGCTTCGGCTGTACCCCCTGCCCCGAATCCCGGCTTCAAGGGGTCGGCGGAGGGAGGAGCCGTTTGCCTGGAAAACCTGCAGTCCCTGCTTCACGTCGCCTCGGATCTGCTCTTCGTCCTGGACGGGGAGGGGCGGATCCTGGAGGTGGGTCGCCAGGCCCACCAGTCCTTGGACTTTCCCCGGGAGGAGCTTCTGGGGCGTCCCTTCGCGGACTTCATCGTCCCCCCGCGCCGGGAGGAGTTTCGCGTGGCCCTGGGGGAAGACCCGCTTCTGCCTATGAACCGGTTCCCCCTGGTGTCCCGAGACGGGGCCCCCCTGGAGATGGAGCTTCACCTTTCCCGGGGAAGCTGGGACGGGAAGCAGGCCCTCTTCGTGGCCGCCCGGGACCTGCGGGAGCGCCTTCGGGCGGAGGCCCAGGCGAACCTGTACATCCGGGAGATCGAGCGGACCAACCGGGAGCTGGCGGCGGCCCACGCCCGGATCGACGCGGACATGGCCAAGGCGGCGCGGCTCCACGGCAAGCTTCTTCCCCAAAGCCATCCCCCCTTCCCCGGTCTGGACCTGTGGGCCTTCTACCAGCCCGCGGAGCGTCTGGGGGGGGACTTCTACCAGATCCTGCCCTTCCGGAACCAGCTGTTGGTGTACGTGGTGGACGTGAGCGGTCACGGCCTGGACGGGGCGCTGCTGTCCCTGTTCGTGCGGGAGTGGGTCCTGGCCTACCTGGAGCGGTTGGGTCCGGAGGACCGGCCCCTGGAGCCGGAGGCCCTGGTGGGGTTCGTGGCGGAGCAGTTCGCCCGGGAGCCCCTGCCGGAGGAGTACTTCCTGTGTCTCCAGGTGCTGGCCGTGGACCTAACCCGGGGGGTGGCGCGCCTGGCCAACGCGGGCAGCCACGTGCGGCCCCTCTGGAGCGGTCCCGGCAGGCGTGCCCGCTACCTGGACTGCGTCGGGGCGCCGGTGGCGGGTTTGCCCGGGGCCCTGCACCTCCAGGCCCTGCGCGTGGCCTTTTGTCCCGGGGAACGGATCCTGCTGTGCACCGACGGGCTGGTGGAGGAACGGGCGGAGGGAATCTTCTACGGGACGGACCGCCTGCTGCGCCGCTTCGAGGAGACCCTGACCCTTTCCGCCCGCCAGACGGTGGAGGCCATTCTGGTGGACTTCGAGTCCTTTGCGGGGCGCCGCCGGGGGCGGGACGACCTGACGCTTCTCTGCGTGAAGCGGGAAGCCTGA
- a CDS encoding STAS domain-containing protein, producing MSFTTKRSGQRVDISLQGQLYVEEATELREKLLREVDGGAILFHFDFARLDYIDSAGLGVLISVQKRAAAGGGQVTVSGMTGMVKEIFELTRLDRVFAPR from the coding sequence ATGAGCTTCACGACGAAACGCAGCGGACAGAGGGTGGACATCTCCCTGCAGGGACAGCTCTACGTGGAAGAGGCCACGGAGCTGCGGGAAAAGCTGCTGCGGGAGGTGGACGGAGGGGCCATCCTGTTCCACTTCGACTTCGCCCGGCTGGACTACATCGACAGCGCCGGCCTCGGGGTGCTCATCAGCGTGCAGAAGCGGGCCGCGGCGGGGGGAGGGCAGGTGACCGTTTCGGGCATGACGGGGATGGTGAAGGAGATCTTCGAACTCACCCGGCTGGACCGGGTCTTCGCCCCTCGGTAG
- a CDS encoding methyl-accepting chemotaxis protein, translating to MKDRDGNRQLPAIPPPETASRTPEARVRRPLKLKLIAAFSLLVLFALVTALSVTFHFFNAFLAAQFVAKVERTTGGIRGTLEKASDEALSLAVLLAANPEVSRLAAAKDREGLLRFLGPIAKEAKLDLLTVTDASGTVLARTHEPEKFGDSIAGQHNIQGALKGTPAAGLEQGTEVLLSARAGAPLVDPAGILVGAISTGFAISGSDRLAQEAAKQYGVVATVFLGDERVTTSLTQAGQSQSKTKLDAKTAQAVLQEGKTVTDQRMILGTPYLTSYGPLKGPDGKILGIVGAGQDRTEELQTRNRLLTLVVGLGIGVLAVCVVVGLWASQRIVTPLKQLVACFGRIAEGDLKVRAHIQATDELGVLGSGFDAMTEDLQHIVKRIKAAAEELAAAAQETAASGEEVTSTVNDIAEGNQELAKESKHGSAAAAEGAQVLLELSSLLQISQNLAHSATENSKVTLQTADNGRNMVSQTVVRMEDIRGITERTEALIQELGQYSERIGLISDTITGLADQTNLLALNAAIEAARAGEAGRGFAVVAEEVRKLAEQSHQGAGEVAELVGKVSASTSKAVAAMRDSRAQVEEGNRVTHEAGESLEQILEAVRHTVEDIGRILVTTSDEVAKSDRIVSLINRTATTIEHVDANVENLAASTEQTSAAMENVASSAEEISAMADEMKTLVDRFQA from the coding sequence ATGAAGGATCGAGACGGAAACCGGCAACTCCCTGCCATCCCCCCCCCCGAGACGGCTTCCCGCACGCCGGAAGCCCGGGTCCGAAGGCCTCTGAAGCTGAAGCTCATCGCCGCCTTCTCCCTGCTGGTGCTCTTCGCCCTGGTCACGGCCCTGTCCGTCACCTTCCATTTCTTCAACGCCTTCCTGGCGGCTCAGTTCGTCGCCAAGGTGGAGCGCACCACCGGGGGCATCCGGGGCACCCTGGAAAAGGCCTCCGACGAGGCCCTGTCCCTGGCGGTGCTCCTGGCGGCCAACCCGGAGGTGTCCCGTCTGGCGGCGGCGAAGGACCGGGAGGGGCTGTTGAGGTTTCTGGGCCCCATCGCCAAAGAGGCCAAGCTGGACCTCCTGACGGTGACGGACGCCTCCGGCACGGTGCTGGCCCGGACCCACGAACCGGAGAAGTTCGGCGACTCCATCGCGGGGCAGCACAACATCCAGGGAGCCCTGAAGGGCACCCCCGCGGCGGGACTGGAACAGGGCACGGAGGTGCTCCTCTCCGCCCGGGCGGGAGCACCCCTGGTGGACCCCGCAGGAATCCTGGTGGGGGCGATCTCCACGGGCTTCGCCATCAGCGGCAGCGATCGGCTTGCCCAGGAGGCGGCGAAACAGTACGGCGTGGTGGCCACGGTCTTCCTGGGGGACGAGCGGGTCACCACCTCCCTCACCCAGGCCGGGCAGAGCCAGTCCAAGACCAAGCTGGACGCGAAGACCGCCCAGGCGGTGCTCCAGGAAGGCAAGACCGTGACGGACCAGCGGATGATCCTGGGAACCCCCTACCTGACCTCCTACGGCCCCCTCAAGGGCCCCGACGGGAAGATTCTGGGCATCGTGGGGGCCGGACAGGATCGCACCGAGGAACTCCAGACCCGCAATCGCCTCCTGACCCTGGTGGTGGGGCTGGGGATAGGGGTCCTGGCGGTGTGCGTGGTGGTGGGCCTCTGGGCGAGCCAGCGCATCGTGACCCCCCTGAAGCAGCTGGTGGCGTGCTTCGGTCGCATCGCCGAGGGAGACCTGAAGGTGCGGGCGCACATCCAGGCCACCGACGAGCTGGGGGTCCTGGGGTCGGGGTTCGACGCCATGACGGAGGACCTGCAGCACATCGTCAAGCGCATCAAGGCGGCGGCGGAGGAACTGGCCGCGGCGGCCCAGGAGACCGCCGCCTCCGGGGAGGAGGTCACCTCCACGGTGAACGACATCGCCGAGGGCAACCAGGAACTGGCCAAGGAGTCCAAACACGGTTCGGCGGCGGCGGCGGAGGGGGCCCAGGTCCTCCTGGAACTCTCCTCCCTCCTCCAGATCTCCCAGAACCTGGCGCACTCCGCCACGGAAAATTCCAAGGTCACCCTCCAGACCGCCGACAACGGAAGAAATATGGTCTCCCAGACGGTGGTGCGCATGGAGGACATCCGAGGCATCACGGAGCGCACCGAAGCCCTGATCCAGGAGCTGGGGCAGTACTCCGAGCGCATCGGGCTCATCAGCGACACCATCACGGGCCTGGCGGACCAGACGAACCTCCTGGCCCTGAACGCGGCCATCGAGGCAGCCCGGGCGGGAGAGGCGGGACGAGGCTTCGCGGTGGTGGCGGAAGAGGTGCGCAAGCTGGCGGAACAGTCCCACCAGGGGGCCGGAGAGGTGGCGGAGCTGGTGGGCAAGGTCTCCGCCAGCACCTCCAAGGCCGTGGCGGCCATGAGGGATAGCCGGGCCCAGGTAGAGGAGGGCAACCGGGTCACCCACGAGGCGGGGGAGTCCCTGGAGCAGATCCTGGAGGCGGTGCGCCACACGGTGGAGGACATCGGACGCATCCTCGTCACCACCAGCGACGAGGTGGCCAAGTCCGACCGGATCGTGAGCCTCATCAACCGCACCGCCACCACCATCGAACACGTGGACGCCAACGTGGAGAACCTGGCGGCCAGCACGGAACAGACCTCGGCGGCCATGGAGAACGTGGCCAGCTCCGCCGAGGAGATCAGCGCCATGGCGGACGAAATGAAAACCCTGGTGGACCGTTTCCAGGCATAG
- a CDS encoding ATP-binding protein: protein MRYVFSDMAEFALLREPIREHLEQVAPEIAAPLFVALNEATNNALTHGGRSSRGPVTLQIGEEDICDQPCVKIVVRDEGEGFDPSPLLYRGTPPAPLESSGRGLWIIRSLVDQVRYNERGNELVLIRRKIAPEGNAQS, encoded by the coding sequence GTGAGGTACGTCTTCTCGGACATGGCGGAGTTCGCGCTGCTCCGGGAACCCATACGGGAGCACCTGGAACAGGTGGCCCCCGAAATCGCCGCCCCTCTCTTCGTGGCTCTCAACGAAGCGACCAACAACGCCCTGACCCATGGAGGCCGTTCCTCCCGAGGACCGGTGACCCTCCAGATCGGGGAGGAGGACATCTGCGACCAACCTTGCGTGAAGATCGTGGTCCGGGACGAGGGAGAGGGGTTCGATCCCTCTCCCCTGCTTTATCGTGGGACCCCCCCGGCTCCCCTGGAGAGTTCCGGCCGGGGCCTGTGGATCATCCGGTCCCTGGTGGACCAGGTCCGCTACAACGAACGGGGAAACGAACTCGTGCTGATCCGACGGAAGATCGCCCCAGAGGGAAACGCCCAGTCCTAG
- a CDS encoding ribonuclease HI family protein has translation MVRGCFDGASRGNPGEACAGAFLEDQDGKVLWECSQYLGVRTNNEAEYEALLRLLEEARRRGVAELEVCGDSRLVVCQVNRQWKINLPHLRELASRAWELMEGMKVTLRWVPREQNARADALSNRALDERKRG, from the coding sequence ATGGTTCGCGGCTGCTTTGACGGGGCCTCCCGGGGCAACCCCGGAGAGGCCTGCGCGGGGGCGTTTCTGGAGGACCAGGACGGGAAGGTGCTCTGGGAGTGCTCCCAGTACCTGGGGGTGCGCACCAACAACGAGGCGGAGTACGAGGCGCTGCTGCGGCTTCTGGAGGAGGCGCGGCGGCGGGGGGTGGCGGAGCTGGAGGTCTGCGGGGACAGCCGGCTGGTGGTGTGCCAGGTGAACCGGCAGTGGAAGATCAACCTGCCCCACCTGCGGGAGCTGGCGTCGCGGGCCTGGGAACTCATGGAGGGCATGAAGGTGACCCTGCGGTGGGTGCCCCGGGAGCAGAACGCCCGGGCGGACGCCCTGTCCAACCGGGCCCTGGACGAGCGGAAGCGGGGCTAG
- a CDS encoding DMT family transporter produces the protein MNPSSRRAVLAADLSLFLVAVVWGAGFPFCAHLLEVLSPLWMVALRLSLSALFLLVLFRRRVREADREAWRGSLALGALMTGVFVLLALGLAASSPGKQAFISGTYVVQVPFLLWLLYRRRPSLFAFGGALVVSLGLGIMAFTPGMRFVAGDLYNAVLALGCACQVLAIGWLARRIDPLTLTTLHLAFAALFLTVLALLLEPLPSLALGAVAWGELLFVSLGGTVVAFLVQCTAQRFTPESHAAVIMSLESPFGYLIAVWLGLDPWSPRAVLGGLLILGGVLLTEWETFLRREAEAA, from the coding sequence ATGAACCCTTCTTCCCGACGGGCCGTCCTGGCGGCGGACCTGTCCCTGTTTCTCGTGGCGGTGGTCTGGGGCGCGGGATTTCCCTTCTGCGCCCATCTTCTGGAGGTCCTCTCCCCCCTGTGGATGGTGGCCCTTCGCCTGTCCCTGAGCGCCCTCTTCCTGCTGGTCCTCTTCCGCCGACGGGTCCGGGAGGCGGACCGGGAGGCCTGGAGGGGTTCCCTGGCCCTGGGAGCCCTCATGACGGGGGTCTTCGTCCTCCTCGCCCTGGGCCTGGCGGCCAGCAGCCCGGGGAAACAGGCCTTCATCTCCGGAACCTACGTGGTGCAGGTGCCCTTCCTCCTATGGCTCCTCTACCGGAGACGCCCCAGCCTCTTCGCCTTCGGGGGGGCCCTGGTGGTCTCCCTGGGCCTGGGGATCATGGCCTTCACCCCGGGGATGCGCTTCGTGGCGGGAGACCTCTACAACGCCGTCCTGGCCCTGGGCTGCGCCTGCCAGGTTTTGGCCATCGGCTGGCTGGCCCGGCGCATCGACCCCCTCACCCTCACCACCCTGCACCTGGCCTTCGCGGCCCTCTTTCTCACCGTCCTGGCCCTGCTCCTGGAGCCCCTGCCCTCTCTGGCCCTGGGGGCCGTCGCCTGGGGGGAGCTGCTCTTCGTCTCCCTGGGGGGGACGGTGGTGGCCTTCCTGGTGCAGTGCACCGCCCAGAGGTTCACCCCGGAGTCCCACGCGGCGGTGATCATGTCCCTGGAGAGCCCCTTCGGCTACCTCATCGCCGTGTGGCTGGGGCTGGACCCCTGGAGCCCCCGGGCCGTCCTGGGGGGGCTGCTGATCCTCGGGGGGGTGCTCCTCACGGAGTGGGAGACCTTCCTGCGGAGGGAGGCCGAGGCGGCCTAG
- a CDS encoding L-serine ammonia-lyase, iron-sulfur-dependent, subunit alpha, whose amino-acid sequence MKRISLLNHVLGPVMRGPSSSHTAGSYHIGRMLRDLFGETPREARFSFDVKGSYGVCYHHQASDRAFLAGLLGWDLLDRRFAEALDRAPGEGLDASFEVVPLPGEDLHPNEVAFRLRGPGGELSGRARSVGGGMVRVTELQGYLADLNGEDHVLLAAGPEGAVRAALEGVAPRLRVVPGERGVLGIAEAPEPWSKEILADLAGRAARGQLAWVRTCRPLQFPLKGAPLAESAEDLLRLAKERDGRLASAALAHEASLLGLSEEALLKEMTRRLGIFREAVRRGLEGDLSGKLQLLPPYAGTLEAARREGRAPTGGIGLSAAIRAMAAMHACGALEVVCAAPTGGAAGALPGVFVALEEERGLPEEVLARGLFAAAAVGLVLAARGTFAAEEAGCQVEIGAAGAMAAAGVVEVFGGTALQALDAGAIGFQNTMGSVCDPVGGMVEIPCHTRNAALAASAFVLADLVLAGCPNPIPLDETVDAVMDVGRRLPPELRCTALGGLALCPSAVRLAGR is encoded by the coding sequence ATGAAACGGATCAGTCTGCTGAACCACGTGTTGGGGCCGGTGATGCGGGGGCCTTCCAGCTCCCACACCGCCGGGTCCTACCACATCGGTCGGATGCTGCGGGACCTGTTCGGGGAGACCCCCCGGGAAGCCCGCTTCTCCTTCGACGTGAAGGGATCCTACGGGGTCTGCTACCATCACCAGGCCAGCGACCGGGCCTTTCTGGCGGGACTGCTGGGCTGGGACCTGCTGGATCGGCGCTTCGCCGAGGCCCTGGACCGGGCGCCGGGGGAGGGGTTGGACGCCTCCTTCGAGGTGGTGCCCCTTCCGGGGGAGGACCTGCACCCCAACGAGGTGGCGTTTCGCCTCCGGGGGCCCGGGGGGGAGCTGTCCGGCCGGGCCCGCTCCGTGGGGGGCGGCATGGTGCGGGTGACGGAGCTGCAGGGGTACCTCGCGGACCTGAACGGGGAGGACCACGTCCTCCTGGCAGCGGGGCCGGAAGGGGCGGTGCGCGCCGCCCTGGAAGGGGTTGCCCCCCGGCTTCGGGTGGTCCCGGGGGAGCGGGGGGTCCTGGGGATCGCCGAGGCTCCCGAGCCCTGGTCGAAGGAGATCCTGGCGGACCTGGCGGGTCGGGCGGCCCGGGGGCAGCTGGCCTGGGTCCGGACCTGCCGTCCCCTGCAGTTTCCCCTGAAAGGGGCGCCCCTGGCGGAGTCTGCGGAAGACCTGCTGCGTCTGGCAAAGGAGAGGGACGGCCGCCTTGCCAGCGCCGCCCTGGCCCACGAGGCCTCCCTTCTGGGGCTCTCGGAGGAGGCCCTCCTGAAAGAGATGACCCGACGCCTGGGGATCTTCCGGGAGGCGGTGCGCCGGGGGCTGGAGGGAGACCTTTCGGGAAAGCTTCAGCTCCTGCCCCCCTACGCGGGGACCCTGGAGGCGGCCCGCCGGGAGGGGCGGGCCCCCACCGGGGGCATCGGCCTGTCCGCGGCCATCCGGGCCATGGCGGCCATGCACGCCTGCGGGGCCCTGGAGGTGGTGTGCGCCGCCCCCACGGGAGGGGCCGCGGGGGCCCTGCCGGGGGTCTTCGTCGCCCTGGAGGAGGAGCGGGGCCTGCCGGAGGAGGTCCTGGCCCGGGGGCTCTTCGCCGCCGCGGCGGTGGGGCTGGTGCTGGCCGCCCGGGGCACCTTCGCCGCCGAGGAGGCGGGGTGCCAGGTGGAGATCGGCGCTGCCGGGGCCATGGCCGCGGCGGGGGTGGTGGAGGTCTTCGGGGGCACCGCCCTCCAGGCCCTGGACGCGGGGGCCATCGGTTTCCAGAACACCATGGGCTCCGTGTGCGACCCCGTGGGGGGGATGGTGGAGATCCCCTGCCACACCCGCAACGCCGCCCTGGCGGCCTCCGCCTTCGTCCTGGCGGACCTGGTCCTGGCGGGGTGTCCCAACCCCATCCCCCTGGACGAGACGGTGGACGCGGTGATGGACGTGGGGCGTCGCCTGCCCCCGGAGCTGCGCTGCACCGCCCTGGGGGGGCTTGCCCTCTGTCCCTCCGCGGTGCGTCTGGCGGGGCGCTGA